One genomic region from Paraburkholderia azotifigens encodes:
- a CDS encoding mechanosensitive ion channel family protein, with protein MDDLIARLFHLQPSLIVTLTHDLMHAGVAILILVVGWWLSNRIGGLLSKAMSRTHADPTLAPMINAIGAWTLRVLVLFAALSEVGVATASVLAVLGAAGLAIGLALQGTLQNIAAGIMLLMLRPFRAGDVIEGTGATAGIVREVGLFTTRIERSDGNAVFVPNSQIWSNPVINYSSGGTQRVEVEVAIAQRQDVACAIDALKKMIAGDPRVLGGNTLAPVVTAADYQRGGGAAVRFAAWVSGADAQLAADDMRERARTVLDEAGCKTAEAPRAHGAARPSEAQHA; from the coding sequence ATGGATGATCTGATCGCTCGCCTGTTTCACCTGCAACCTTCGCTGATTGTGACGCTCACGCATGACCTGATGCATGCGGGCGTGGCGATCCTGATCCTCGTCGTCGGCTGGTGGCTCTCCAACAGGATTGGCGGCCTGCTGTCGAAGGCGATGTCCCGCACGCATGCGGATCCGACGCTTGCGCCGATGATCAATGCAATCGGTGCCTGGACCCTACGCGTGCTCGTGCTGTTCGCGGCGCTCAGCGAAGTCGGCGTTGCGACGGCGAGCGTGCTGGCCGTGCTCGGCGCGGCCGGCCTCGCGATCGGTCTCGCATTGCAAGGCACGCTGCAGAATATTGCCGCCGGAATTATGTTGCTGATGCTGCGGCCGTTTCGTGCAGGCGATGTGATCGAAGGCACGGGCGCGACGGCGGGCATCGTGCGAGAGGTCGGGCTCTTTACCACGCGTATCGAACGCAGCGACGGCAATGCCGTTTTCGTGCCGAACAGCCAGATCTGGAGCAATCCCGTGATCAACTACAGCAGCGGTGGCACGCAGCGCGTGGAGGTGGAAGTGGCGATCGCGCAGCGCCAGGACGTCGCATGCGCGATCGATGCGCTGAAGAAGATGATCGCCGGCGATCCCCGCGTGCTCGGCGGCAATACGCTCGCGCCCGTGGTGACCGCGGCCGACTATCAGCGCGGCGGGGGCGCGGCGGTCCGGTTCGCCGCCTGGGTGAGCGGAGCGGATGCACAACTCGCTGCCGATGACATGCGAGAGCGCGCGCGGACCGTACTCGACGAGGCGGGCTGCAAAACTGCGGAAGCACCTCGTGCGCACGGTGCGGCGCGTCCGTCGGAGGCGCAGCACGCCTGA
- a CDS encoding SpoVR family protein, with amino-acid sequence MTTRHLHNEARGYEPERRKGVPKQREAGHAEANTAHVQNPRAPDAGAGVAPDAAAARGPTGAPTEGQREVRMNVADRRPLPCPSDWTFELIEEYDTHIAHVAEQYELDVYPIQLELISAEQMMDAYASVGMPVNYRHWSFGKHFLATEKSYRRGQMGLAYEIVINSNPCIAYLMEENTMTMQALVIAHAAYGHNSFFKGNYLFRLWTDAHAIIDYLVYAKNYIAECEERFGLDRVEELLDSCHALMNYGVDRYKRPQKLSLQKESEARREREAYLQSQVNELWRTLPTRHTPLPEEVEDRYPPEPQENLLYFAEKNAPLLEPWEREVIRIVRKIGQYFYPQRQTQVMNEGWATFWHYTLLNTLYNEGKLEDGFMMEFLHSHSNVVYQPPVTKPYYSGINPYALGFSMMSDIRRICEHPTEEDRKWFPELAGSPWLQALHYAMRNFKDESFVAQYLSPHLIREMRLFSVLDDDMRDALEVSAIHDDSGYQYVRQALSRQYDMHHREPNIQVYSVNTRGDRSLTLRHFMSDNRHLSSDSDEVLKHMARLWQFDVYLESVDENGTVRKRYECRYQAPAVRV; translated from the coding sequence ATGACGACACGCCACCTGCACAACGAGGCGCGCGGCTATGAGCCCGAGCGCCGTAAAGGCGTGCCGAAGCAGCGTGAGGCCGGGCATGCCGAGGCGAACACTGCGCACGTGCAGAATCCGCGTGCGCCCGATGCCGGAGCAGGCGTAGCGCCTGACGCAGCTGCAGCACGTGGACCCACCGGGGCGCCCACCGAAGGGCAAAGGGAAGTCCGTATGAACGTTGCCGATAGAAGGCCGTTGCCGTGTCCGTCCGACTGGACCTTCGAACTGATCGAAGAGTACGACACACATATTGCGCATGTTGCGGAGCAATATGAACTCGATGTCTATCCGATCCAGCTCGAGCTCATCAGCGCTGAACAGATGATGGACGCGTACGCGTCCGTCGGCATGCCGGTCAACTACCGGCACTGGTCGTTCGGCAAACATTTTCTTGCTACCGAGAAGAGTTACCGTCGCGGGCAAATGGGCCTCGCGTACGAGATCGTCATCAACTCGAACCCCTGCATCGCGTATCTCATGGAAGAGAACACGATGACGATGCAGGCGCTCGTCATCGCGCACGCGGCCTACGGGCACAACTCGTTCTTCAAGGGGAATTACCTGTTCCGCTTGTGGACGGATGCGCATGCCATCATCGATTACCTCGTCTACGCGAAGAACTACATCGCGGAGTGCGAAGAGCGCTTCGGGCTCGATCGCGTCGAAGAACTGCTCGACTCGTGCCACGCGCTGATGAACTACGGCGTGGACCGCTACAAGCGGCCGCAAAAGCTGTCGTTGCAGAAGGAATCGGAAGCGCGCCGCGAACGCGAAGCGTATCTGCAGTCGCAGGTCAACGAACTGTGGCGCACGCTGCCGACGCGTCACACGCCGTTGCCCGAAGAAGTGGAAGATCGCTATCCGCCCGAGCCGCAGGAAAACCTGCTGTATTTCGCGGAGAAAAACGCGCCGCTGCTCGAACCGTGGGAGCGGGAAGTCATCCGCATCGTGCGCAAGATCGGCCAGTACTTCTATCCGCAACGGCAGACGCAGGTGATGAACGAAGGCTGGGCGACGTTTTGGCACTACACGCTGCTCAACACGCTGTACAACGAGGGCAAGCTCGAAGACGGCTTCATGATGGAGTTTCTCCATTCGCACAGCAACGTCGTCTACCAGCCGCCCGTGACAAAGCCGTACTACAGCGGCATCAATCCGTATGCGCTCGGTTTTTCGATGATGAGCGACATCCGCCGCATCTGCGAACACCCAACGGAAGAGGACCGCAAGTGGTTCCCCGAGCTCGCGGGCAGTCCGTGGCTGCAGGCCTTGCACTACGCGATGCGCAACTTCAAGGACGAGAGCTTCGTCGCGCAATATCTGTCGCCGCATCTGATCCGCGAAATGCGGCTCTTCTCGGTGCTCGACGACGACATGCGCGATGCGCTCGAAGTCTCCGCGATCCACGACGACAGCGGCTATCAGTACGTGCGCCAGGCGCTCTCGCGTCAATACGACATGCATCATCGCGAGCCGAACATCCAGGTGTATTCGGTGAACACGCGCGGCGACCGCAGTCTCACGCTGCGCCACTTCATGAGCGATAACCGCCATCTGTCGAGCGACAGCGACGAGGTGCTCAAGCACATGGCGCGCTTGTGGCAGTTCGACGTGTACCTGGAAAGCGTCGACGAAAACGGCACGGTCAGGAAACGCTACGAGTGCCGCTACCAGGCGCCGGCTGTGCGCGTTTGA
- a CDS encoding MFS family transporter, producing MTDTTVFTPSDTRRRIFAIVGASSGNLVEWFDFYVYSFCALYFAPAFFPKGDTTAQLLNTAGVFAAGFLMRPIGGWFFGRLADKRGRRFAMMVSVFMMCGGSLVIACLPTYAQIGALAPALLLVARLFQGLSVGGEYGTSATYMSEVALKGRRGFFASFQYVTLIGGQLFALLVLVILQQVLTTEELKAWGWRVPFVVGALAALVALYLRRSLDETTTAETRQRKEAGTLRGMWKHKGAFFTVLGFTAGGSLIFYTFTTYMQKYLVNTAGMNTKTASNVMTAALFVYMIMQPAFGALSDRIGRRQSMLLFGFFATIGTVPLLHALKDVTSPMTAFVLVVIALAIVSFYTSISGLIKAEMFPPEVRALGVGLSYAVANAIFGGSAEYVALWLKQAGSESMFYWYVTVLCAIAGLVSFRMRDPSKEGYLRHEP from the coding sequence ATGACCGATACGACCGTCTTCACGCCCTCCGACACCCGGCGACGCATCTTCGCGATCGTCGGCGCTTCGTCGGGCAATCTCGTCGAGTGGTTCGATTTCTACGTTTATTCGTTTTGCGCACTGTACTTCGCGCCTGCGTTCTTTCCGAAGGGCGATACGACGGCGCAGTTGCTGAACACGGCAGGCGTGTTCGCCGCGGGCTTCCTGATGCGCCCGATCGGCGGCTGGTTCTTCGGCCGTCTCGCCGACAAGCGCGGCCGTCGCTTCGCGATGATGGTGTCGGTGTTCATGATGTGCGGCGGCTCGCTGGTGATCGCGTGCCTGCCGACATATGCGCAGATCGGCGCGCTCGCGCCTGCGCTGCTGCTTGTCGCGCGGCTCTTCCAGGGGTTGTCGGTTGGCGGCGAGTACGGCACCAGCGCAACCTACATGAGTGAGGTCGCGTTGAAGGGCCGTCGCGGCTTCTTCGCGTCGTTCCAGTACGTGACCCTGATCGGCGGGCAGCTGTTCGCGTTGCTCGTGCTGGTGATCCTGCAGCAGGTGCTGACGACGGAAGAGCTGAAGGCCTGGGGCTGGCGCGTTCCGTTCGTGGTCGGCGCGTTGGCCGCACTCGTTGCACTGTATCTGCGCCGCTCGCTCGACGAAACCACCACGGCCGAAACGCGTCAGCGCAAGGAAGCGGGCACGCTGCGCGGCATGTGGAAGCACAAGGGCGCATTCTTCACGGTGCTCGGCTTTACGGCAGGCGGCTCGCTGATTTTCTACACGTTCACGACGTACATGCAGAAGTACCTCGTCAACACGGCGGGCATGAACACGAAAACGGCAAGCAACGTGATGACGGCCGCGCTCTTCGTCTACATGATCATGCAGCCGGCGTTTGGTGCATTGTCGGATCGTATCGGCCGCCGCCAGTCGATGCTGCTGTTCGGCTTCTTCGCGACGATCGGCACGGTGCCGCTGCTGCACGCACTGAAGGACGTGACGAGCCCCATGACGGCGTTCGTGCTGGTGGTGATCGCGCTCGCGATTGTCAGCTTCTATACGTCGATTAGCGGTCTCATCAAGGCCGAGATGTTCCCGCCTGAGGTGCGCGCGCTCGGTGTCGGCCTGTCGTACGCCGTGGCGAACGCGATCTTCGGCGGCTCGGCCGAATACGTCGCGCTGTGGCTCAAGCAGGCGGGCAGCGAATCGATGTTCTACTGGTACGTGACGGTGCTGTGCGCGATCGCTGGCCTCGTATCGTTCCGCATGCGCGATCCATCGAAGGAAGGCTATCTGCGTCACGAACCGTGA
- a CDS encoding glycosyltransferase family 2 protein, producing the protein MTTSCKVSICVPTCNRPELLVECLDSCLAQTHTNIEVLIGDDSSDTRTQQLIATRYAHDARIRYVKNEPSLGQARNVASLFARATGDRIALIHDDDYFTNDGIESLLALWQQHPQLEVAFADQYEVDAHGHFDTAKSAAVNAAFHRTAAAQGLQKQPGRTGLVQMFPNNGWMANAALVKRISYRDDVGTCCDYVFGSELCLAASQVYYLHRYVSYYRKTDASVSGRSRGSASSASLTAFEFVSKLTLDASLEPARRLALRRLAPIVVSLYAKNDAPFAALRVAFEHLYAYAYGFDARLYYHLSLIARAFIPTKWRRLPPSAPRFP; encoded by the coding sequence ATGACGACATCCTGCAAGGTTTCCATTTGCGTCCCGACATGCAACCGTCCCGAGTTGCTCGTCGAATGTCTGGATTCGTGTCTGGCGCAAACGCACACGAATATCGAAGTACTGATCGGCGACGATTCGAGCGACACACGCACGCAGCAGCTGATCGCGACGCGCTACGCGCATGACGCGCGCATTCGCTATGTGAAGAACGAACCGTCGCTCGGTCAGGCGCGCAACGTCGCGAGTCTCTTTGCACGTGCGACGGGCGACAGGATTGCGTTGATCCACGACGATGATTACTTCACGAACGACGGCATCGAGAGCCTGCTGGCGCTATGGCAGCAGCATCCGCAACTCGAGGTCGCGTTCGCGGATCAATACGAGGTCGATGCGCACGGACATTTCGACACGGCGAAAAGCGCGGCAGTGAATGCGGCCTTCCATCGCACTGCGGCCGCGCAAGGTCTGCAGAAGCAGCCGGGCCGAACGGGGCTCGTGCAGATGTTCCCGAACAACGGCTGGATGGCGAATGCCGCGCTCGTCAAACGGATCAGCTATCGCGACGATGTCGGCACATGCTGCGATTACGTGTTCGGTTCCGAGTTGTGCCTCGCCGCATCGCAGGTGTATTACCTGCATCGCTATGTGTCGTACTACCGCAAGACGGACGCGTCCGTTTCAGGCCGCTCGCGCGGCTCGGCCTCGTCCGCTTCGTTGACGGCATTCGAATTCGTGTCGAAGCTGACACTCGATGCCTCGCTCGAACCGGCACGCCGTCTTGCATTGCGCCGGCTCGCGCCCATCGTCGTGTCGCTGTATGCGAAGAACGATGCACCGTTTGCAGCGCTGCGCGTGGCGTTCGAGCATCTCTATGCATATGCGTATGGGTTCGATGCAAGGCTCTACTATCACCTGTCGCTGATCGCGCGCGCGTTCATTCCGACCAAGTGGCGCAGACTGCCGCCATCGGCACCGCGTTTTCCGTAA
- a CDS encoding MFS transporter: MNTPPADSSNQITDSVADTFDTLVDDADREPEISLPRQKPFQRFWCTRVLSSLSFQMLAVAMGWHIYALTHSAFALGLVGLAQFLPMFVLTLVVGQVADRYDRRRIAAICQGLECVAAALFAWGTFGGWISAPVIYALAACVGASRAFESPAVASLLPGVAPRAQLSQATAWATSANQAAQISGPALGGLLYGIGPGAAYLACTLSFALASAAVSTIALRTKPVPRAPVTLESVFSGVRFIRSQPVILGALSLDLFAVLFGGATALLPIFARDVLHAGPLGLGLLRSASAVGALGGTIWLAHFPLRNRPGAAMFGGVIAFGIATLVFGLSHSFIVSLFALMALGASDVISVVVRLSLVQLRTPDDMLGRVSAVNSLFIGTSNQLGEFESGLTAGWWGAQPAVLVGGCATIAIALLWMKLFPELRRTRTLDREEHGGGAAA, encoded by the coding sequence ATGAACACACCGCCCGCCGACTCCAGCAACCAGATCACCGATTCCGTCGCCGATACGTTCGATACACTCGTCGACGACGCCGACCGCGAACCCGAAATCAGCCTCCCCCGACAGAAACCGTTCCAGCGTTTCTGGTGCACGCGCGTGCTGTCGTCGCTGTCATTCCAGATGCTTGCCGTCGCGATGGGCTGGCACATCTACGCGCTCACGCATAGCGCGTTTGCGCTCGGGCTCGTCGGACTTGCGCAGTTCCTGCCGATGTTCGTGCTTACGCTCGTCGTCGGCCAGGTCGCGGACCGTTATGACCGGCGGCGCATCGCGGCCATCTGTCAGGGGCTCGAATGCGTCGCCGCCGCGCTCTTCGCCTGGGGTACGTTCGGCGGCTGGATCAGCGCGCCCGTGATCTACGCGCTCGCCGCATGCGTCGGCGCGTCGCGGGCGTTCGAGTCGCCCGCTGTCGCGTCGCTGCTGCCGGGCGTCGCGCCGCGTGCGCAGTTATCGCAGGCGACGGCATGGGCGACCTCCGCGAACCAGGCCGCGCAGATCAGCGGCCCAGCGCTGGGCGGTCTGCTTTACGGCATCGGTCCCGGCGCCGCGTATCTGGCGTGCACGCTGTCATTTGCGCTTGCGTCGGCCGCCGTCAGCACGATTGCGCTGCGTACGAAGCCCGTGCCGCGCGCGCCCGTCACGCTCGAATCGGTGTTCTCGGGCGTACGCTTCATCCGCAGCCAGCCGGTCATTCTCGGCGCGCTGTCGCTCGATCTGTTCGCCGTGCTGTTCGGCGGCGCGACGGCCCTGCTGCCGATCTTCGCGCGCGATGTGCTGCACGCGGGCCCGCTCGGTCTGGGTCTGTTGCGCTCAGCGTCGGCCGTCGGCGCGCTCGGCGGCACGATCTGGCTCGCGCATTTCCCGCTGCGCAACCGGCCGGGCGCGGCGATGTTCGGCGGCGTGATCGCGTTCGGCATCGCGACGCTCGTGTTCGGCCTGTCGCATTCGTTCATTGTGTCGCTGTTCGCGCTGATGGCGCTCGGTGCGTCGGATGTGATCAGCGTCGTCGTGCGGCTGTCGCTCGTGCAGCTGCGCACGCCCGATGACATGCTCGGCCGCGTCAGCGCCGTCAACTCGCTGTTCATCGGTACGTCGAACCAGTTGGGCGAGTTCGAATCGGGGCTCACAGCCGGCTGGTGGGGCGCGCAACCTGCCGTGCTCGTCGGCGGTTGCGCGACCATCGCGATCGCGCTGCTATGGATGAAGCTGTTTCCGGAATTGCGCCGCACGCGAACGCTCGACCGCGAAGAACATGGCGGCGGCGCCGCTGCATAG